The Blastopirellula marina nucleotide sequence TTGACGGTTGGCTCTGCGGACTCTTGAGCCTGAACCATCCCGGTGCAGACCAACATGACAAGACATGTCAACGCAGTTAAGGGGAACCGCATAACATTACTTAAGTAGAGCATATATAGTAACTTACAGCGTAGTTGAGGTAGGACTATACTTTGCGGAAGCGAAACGCTTTCGACAAGGCATCGCTAGGGTTGAGAGAAGCTTTACTCCATCGTTCCCTCTATTCTTCACTTTGTAAGGAGGTGAATCAATGAGATTTACCGAAAACGTATTGAGAGCCTTTTCCTGGCTGCTATCTAGGGCGACAACTTGACTTACGTTCACACTGAAAATCGTGCAGCAGCCGAGGTTCTCTATCTGTTTCAGCCTACTTTGTGGTGGAAAGAAATTCTTAGAAAATTTGTCCCCACAATTACCTCATGATTGCGTTTGAGAATCATTTCGGCCCATAATGGGAAACCTGTTCTGACAAGCAACCTCATCGCTGCCTGAGCCCCTTTTCCATGCAACGTCGTCGCGTCATGCTCATTGTTGAGACCTCTCTCGTCTACGGACGCGAGGTCCTCCGTGGTATCAATCGTTATGTAGTGGCCAATGAGCCGTGGTCGATGTTTGTCGATCTGCGCGAATTGGCTTACCGCCCACCTGCATGGCTAGAGAACTGGGACGGCGACGGTATCATCACCCGAAGTACCACCCCTGCCCTGGCTGAACAGCTTAAGGCGTGGAACATCCCCACCGTCGACCTCACCGACATTTACGGGGATCAAGGGCTCCCTCATATCGGCACCGATCACGAGGCGGTCGGGCGAATGGGTGCGGCTCACCTGCTGGAACGTGGCTTCCGTCATTTCGCATTTTGTGGCTTCAGTGGACACAATTGGTCGACCCGCCGATACCAAGGCTTTAAGGACGCGATCGAGAAAACCGCTGGCCCCGTCGAACTACTGGAAGGTCCTTGGGACAGCTCCTCGGCCCTTACCTGGGAACAACAACAAGCACAACTCTGTGACTGGTTGCGCGGTCTGCCCCGCCCGATCGGCATCATGGCCTGTAACGATATGCGAGGCCAGCACGTCCTAGATGCTTGCCGCCGGATTAGTGCCGCCGTTCCGGAAGAGGTCGCCGTGATCGGGGTCGATAACGACGAATTAGTTTGTGAGCTATGCGATCCGCCCCTCTCGAGCGTGATGCCCAACCCACAGCGTATCGGCTTCGAGGCCGCGGCCCTGCTCGATCGCCTCATG carries:
- a CDS encoding XylR family transcriptional regulator is translated as MQRRRVMLIVETSLVYGREVLRGINRYVVANEPWSMFVDLRELAYRPPAWLENWDGDGIITRSTTPALAEQLKAWNIPTVDLTDIYGDQGLPHIGTDHEAVGRMGAAHLLERGFRHFAFCGFSGHNWSTRRYQGFKDAIEKTAGPVELLEGPWDSSSALTWEQQQAQLCDWLRGLPRPIGIMACNDMRGQHVLDACRRISAAVPEEVAVIGVDNDELVCELCDPPLSSVMPNPQRIGFEAAALLDRLMKGEAPTQMSKLVEPLGIVTRQSTDVLAIEDPLVASAVKYIRQHACDGISVVDVLQHVPVSRSILERRFRKFIGRSPQAEIRNVQLKRVKQLLRETDLPLERIAGLSGYDHPEYMSVVFKRELGQTPGQYRTQNVKGASRRFR